The Populus trichocarpa isolate Nisqually-1 chromosome 11, P.trichocarpa_v4.1, whole genome shotgun sequence genome has a segment encoding these proteins:
- the LOC18103031 gene encoding uncharacterized protein LOC18103031 isoform X2 has product MMCSARIRIPFGQLNLMSNVNQFELLDQQAPSLSDMVFGFLEDGESWSESGSSEGYEEEEEENNGNVEENRSFWENQHQLLHATLCRTSSLESSIRSITKDALKERQMAGNCGCGRPMAAGCRSCLMAEVSSRLRNAGHNSAICKTKWRSSPDIPAGEHTFMDVIDNTVSKRGEVRVIIELNFRAEFEMAKASEEYNQLVHRLPEVFVGKVERLNSVIKTLCLAAKKCMKEKKMHLGPWRKQRYMQAKWLATACERATSMPPLSMGHSGRLLRPKASMLTVDLKEMLPHVHCTAATVVW; this is encoded by the exons ATGATGTGTAGTGCAAGGATTAGAATCCCGTTTGGTCAACTCAATTTGATGTCTAACGTCAATCAGTTTGAGTTACTTGATCAACAGGCGCCGAGTTTATCCGATATGGTTTTCGGGTTTCTTGAAGATGGTGAGTCCTGGTCGGAAAGCGGGAGTAGTGAAGGGTAT gaagaggaagaggaagagaataATGGCAATGTGGAAGAGAACAGGAGTTTCTGGGAGAACCAACACCAGCTTCTACAT GCAACCCTGTGCAGGACTAGCTCCTTGGAATCTAGCATTAGAAGTATCACTAAAGATGCATTGAAGGAAAGACAAATGGCTGGAAATTGTGGTTGCGGTAGACCAATGGCTGCCGGCTGTCGGAGTTGCTTGATGGCAGAGGTCTCTAGCCGTCTACGAAATGCCGGTCACAATAGTGCCATTTGCAAGACTAAATGGAGAAGCTCGCCTGATATCCCAGCAG GAGAGCATACTTTTATGGATGTGATAGACAACACAGTCTCAAAAAGAGGAGAGGTGAGAGTTATAATCGAATTAAATTTTCGGGCAGAGTTTGAGATGGCTAAAGCAAGCGAAGAATACAATCAACTTGTCCACAGATTGCCAGAAGTGTTTGTTGGGAAAGTTGAAAGATTAAACTCTGTGATTAAGACCTTATGCTTGGCTGCAAAGAAGtgcatgaaagaaaagaaaatgcactTAGGGCCATGGAGAAAGCAAAGGTACATGCAGGCAAAATGGCTTGCGACGGCATGTGAAAGGGCAACGTCTATGCCTCCCTTGTCGATGGGACATTCCGGTCGATTGCTGAGGCCGAAGGCATCGATGCTGACGGTGGATTTGAAAGAGATGCTTCCTCATGTACATTGCACTGCAGCTACGGTTGTGTggtaa
- the LOC18103031 gene encoding uncharacterized protein LOC18103031 isoform X3, which translates to MVSPGRKAGVVKGIMKIREWIWKRKRKRKRIMAMWKRTGVSGRTNTSFYMTSSLESSIRSITKDALKERQMAGNCGCGRPMAAGCRSCLMAEVSSRLRNAGHNSAICKTKWRSSPDIPAGEHTFMDVIDNTVSKRGEVRVIIELNFRAEFEMAKASEEYNQLVHRLPEVFVGKVERLNSVIKTLCLAAKKCMKEKKMHLGPWRKQRYMQAKWLATACERATSMPPLSMGHSGRLLRPKASMLTVDLKEMLPHVHCTAATVVW; encoded by the exons ATGGTGAGTCCTGGTCGGAAAGCGGGAGTAGTGAAGGGTATCATGAAAATAAGAGAATGGAtttggaagaggaagaggaagaggaagagaataATGGCAATGTGGAAGAGAACAGGAGTTTCTGGGAGAACCAACACCAGCTTCTACAT GACTAGCTCCTTGGAATCTAGCATTAGAAGTATCACTAAAGATGCATTGAAGGAAAGACAAATGGCTGGAAATTGTGGTTGCGGTAGACCAATGGCTGCCGGCTGTCGGAGTTGCTTGATGGCAGAGGTCTCTAGCCGTCTACGAAATGCCGGTCACAATAGTGCCATTTGCAAGACTAAATGGAGAAGCTCGCCTGATATCCCAGCAG GAGAGCATACTTTTATGGATGTGATAGACAACACAGTCTCAAAAAGAGGAGAGGTGAGAGTTATAATCGAATTAAATTTTCGGGCAGAGTTTGAGATGGCTAAAGCAAGCGAAGAATACAATCAACTTGTCCACAGATTGCCAGAAGTGTTTGTTGGGAAAGTTGAAAGATTAAACTCTGTGATTAAGACCTTATGCTTGGCTGCAAAGAAGtgcatgaaagaaaagaaaatgcactTAGGGCCATGGAGAAAGCAAAGGTACATGCAGGCAAAATGGCTTGCGACGGCATGTGAAAGGGCAACGTCTATGCCTCCCTTGTCGATGGGACATTCCGGTCGATTGCTGAGGCCGAAGGCATCGATGCTGACGGTGGATTTGAAAGAGATGCTTCCTCATGTACATTGCACTGCAGCTACGGTTGTGTggtaa
- the LOC18103031 gene encoding uncharacterized protein LOC18103031 isoform X4, protein MVSPGRKAGVVKGMKRKRKRIMAMWKRTGVSGRTNTSFYMTSSLESSIRSITKDALKERQMAGNCGCGRPMAAGCRSCLMAEVSSRLRNAGHNSAICKTKWRSSPDIPAGEHTFMDVIDNTVSKRGEVRVIIELNFRAEFEMAKASEEYNQLVHRLPEVFVGKVERLNSVIKTLCLAAKKCMKEKKMHLGPWRKQRYMQAKWLATACERATSMPPLSMGHSGRLLRPKASMLTVDLKEMLPHVHCTAATVVW, encoded by the exons ATGGTGAGTCCTGGTCGGAAAGCGGGAGTAGTGAAGGGTAT gaagaggaagaggaagagaataATGGCAATGTGGAAGAGAACAGGAGTTTCTGGGAGAACCAACACCAGCTTCTACAT GACTAGCTCCTTGGAATCTAGCATTAGAAGTATCACTAAAGATGCATTGAAGGAAAGACAAATGGCTGGAAATTGTGGTTGCGGTAGACCAATGGCTGCCGGCTGTCGGAGTTGCTTGATGGCAGAGGTCTCTAGCCGTCTACGAAATGCCGGTCACAATAGTGCCATTTGCAAGACTAAATGGAGAAGCTCGCCTGATATCCCAGCAG GAGAGCATACTTTTATGGATGTGATAGACAACACAGTCTCAAAAAGAGGAGAGGTGAGAGTTATAATCGAATTAAATTTTCGGGCAGAGTTTGAGATGGCTAAAGCAAGCGAAGAATACAATCAACTTGTCCACAGATTGCCAGAAGTGTTTGTTGGGAAAGTTGAAAGATTAAACTCTGTGATTAAGACCTTATGCTTGGCTGCAAAGAAGtgcatgaaagaaaagaaaatgcactTAGGGCCATGGAGAAAGCAAAGGTACATGCAGGCAAAATGGCTTGCGACGGCATGTGAAAGGGCAACGTCTATGCCTCCCTTGTCGATGGGACATTCCGGTCGATTGCTGAGGCCGAAGGCATCGATGCTGACGGTGGATTTGAAAGAGATGCTTCCTCATGTACATTGCACTGCAGCTACGGTTGTGTggtaa
- the LOC18103031 gene encoding uncharacterized protein LOC18103031 isoform X1: MMCSARIRIPFGQLNLMSNVNQFELLDQQAPSLSDMVFGFLEDGESWSESGSSEGYHENKRMDLEEEEEEEENNGNVEENRSFWENQHQLLHATLCRTSSLESSIRSITKDALKERQMAGNCGCGRPMAAGCRSCLMAEVSSRLRNAGHNSAICKTKWRSSPDIPAGEHTFMDVIDNTVSKRGEVRVIIELNFRAEFEMAKASEEYNQLVHRLPEVFVGKVERLNSVIKTLCLAAKKCMKEKKMHLGPWRKQRYMQAKWLATACERATSMPPLSMGHSGRLLRPKASMLTVDLKEMLPHVHCTAATVVW; encoded by the exons ATGATGTGTAGTGCAAGGATTAGAATCCCGTTTGGTCAACTCAATTTGATGTCTAACGTCAATCAGTTTGAGTTACTTGATCAACAGGCGCCGAGTTTATCCGATATGGTTTTCGGGTTTCTTGAAGATGGTGAGTCCTGGTCGGAAAGCGGGAGTAGTGAAGGGTATCATGAAAATAAGAGAATGGAtttggaagaggaagaggaagaggaagagaataATGGCAATGTGGAAGAGAACAGGAGTTTCTGGGAGAACCAACACCAGCTTCTACAT GCAACCCTGTGCAGGACTAGCTCCTTGGAATCTAGCATTAGAAGTATCACTAAAGATGCATTGAAGGAAAGACAAATGGCTGGAAATTGTGGTTGCGGTAGACCAATGGCTGCCGGCTGTCGGAGTTGCTTGATGGCAGAGGTCTCTAGCCGTCTACGAAATGCCGGTCACAATAGTGCCATTTGCAAGACTAAATGGAGAAGCTCGCCTGATATCCCAGCAG GAGAGCATACTTTTATGGATGTGATAGACAACACAGTCTCAAAAAGAGGAGAGGTGAGAGTTATAATCGAATTAAATTTTCGGGCAGAGTTTGAGATGGCTAAAGCAAGCGAAGAATACAATCAACTTGTCCACAGATTGCCAGAAGTGTTTGTTGGGAAAGTTGAAAGATTAAACTCTGTGATTAAGACCTTATGCTTGGCTGCAAAGAAGtgcatgaaagaaaagaaaatgcactTAGGGCCATGGAGAAAGCAAAGGTACATGCAGGCAAAATGGCTTGCGACGGCATGTGAAAGGGCAACGTCTATGCCTCCCTTGTCGATGGGACATTCCGGTCGATTGCTGAGGCCGAAGGCATCGATGCTGACGGTGGATTTGAAAGAGATGCTTCCTCATGTACATTGCACTGCAGCTACGGTTGTGTggtaa